The window CTCCGATCCGGTACCCGCCGGACTTGATCAGGTCGGTGGAGGCGCGGCCCACGATCCGGTGGACCCCGTCGCGATCGTCGACGGCCGCGATGTCGCCCGTACGGAACCAGCCGTCCTCGGTGTATGCGGCGGCGGTGGCCTCGGGCCGGCCGAGGTAGCCGGAGAACAGGGTGGGGCCGGTGAGCTGGAGTTCGCCGATGTCGGCGCCCGGCTCGGCGGCGATGCGTGTGGTGATGCCCGTGAGCGGGGTGCCGACCGTGCCGGGGCGGACCTCGCCGCCCGCGCGGCCGCTGACGGTGATCAGGGTCTCGGTCATCCCGTAGCGCTCGACGGGGCGCTGCCCGGTCAGGCGCTCAAGGTCGCGGAAGACCGGCGCGGGCAGGGCCGCGCTGCCCGACACCAGCAGCCGGGCCCCGGACAGGGCGGCGGCGGACGCCGGGGCGGACGCGATGCGCGACCACACGGTGGGCACACCGAAGTAGAGGCTGCCACCGGCCGCGGCGTACGCCTCGGGGGTCGGCCGGCCGGTGTGCACGAGGCGGCTGCCGGTGCGCAGGGCGCCCAGGACGCCCAGCACCAGGCCGTGGACGTGGAACAGCGGCAGTCCGTGGACCAGGGTGTCCTCGGCGCTCCACTGCCAGGCCTCGGCGAGCGCGTCGAGGTCGGCGGTGATCGCTGCACGGCTGAGGACCACGCCCTTGGGCGGGCCCGTGGTGCCGGAGGTGTAGAGGATCAGCGCGGGATCACCGGGCGCGTGCGTAACTGCGGGCCCGGCAGGGGCGCGGCGGGCGAAGTCCGTCTCGATGAGGCGGGCGCGGGAGTCGGCCAGGATGTGTCCGCGCTCGGCGGGCCCGGCGTCTGGGGGCAGTGGTACGCAGGGCACCCCGGCGAGGAGTCCGCCGACGACGGCAGCCACGGTTTCCAGGGAGGCGGTGGCGGTCACCGCGAAGGCGGGCAGGCCCGACCGGTCGAGGTCGACGGCCACCGCGCGGGCCGCGCCGAGCAGTTCCTCGTAGGAGGTGGCGCGGCCGGCGACGGTGACGGCGTCCGCGCGGTCCCCGTGGGCCCCGGTGAGGGCGGTCAGCATGGCAGCGGCTCCGTTCGGCGGCAGTACGGGTGCAACGGCCAGCCTACGGGGGTGATCCGGACCGCTGCGCACTTATGATCGGCGGGACTTGACCGTTCGATGACCGGTTCTCGACCCGTCCTCGACACGGTTTTCGACGAGTATCGATCCGGGGGAGCCCCACGTGGAAACGGCACGGTTCGCGTCACTGATCGCCGCGACGATCACCATGGGTCTGATGAGCGGCCTGTTCTACGGTTTTGCGGTGTCCGTCATGCCGGGTCTGGCGCGCAGCGCCGACCGGACCGTCATCGAGACGATGCAGCGCATCAACGTGGCGATCCTCAACGGCTGGTTCATGCTCGGCTACCTGGGGGCACTGGTGTTCACCGGGGTGGCGGTGGCGCTCCACGCCACGGGTGACGGCGGGCGCCAGGCACTGGCACCGCTGATCGGCGCGCTCGTCGCCTACATCCTGGCGATGGCGGTCACGGCTCGCATCAACATCCCGCTGAACAACGCCCTGGAACAGGCCGGGCCCGTCGAGCAGATCAAGGACATGGCCGCCGTCCGCCGCGCCTTCGAGCAGCCGTGGGTACGCGCCAATGTGTGGCGTGCGGTGCTGTGCACGGTGGCGCTGGGCCTCCTGGCCTGGGCACTGGTCTTGCACGGCCAAGGCCGCTGACGCACGTCCCTCTGGATCCGGCCCCGGCCCGCGACGCCCGGGGCCCGGGGCCCGACCGACCGACCGACCGACCAGATCCGAACGCCACGCCCCGGGGAACCGTCTCTCGCTCAGTTGCCGCGCCCCTGGGACGGCCCTGCCGAAACGGCAGGGCCGTTCCCGGCTCCGGACCCGGCCGGCGAGTTGGCCGACGTGCTCCGGTATGGCGGCCTTGATACCGCGCACCTGTCGCCCCGACGGCACGCCCAGCCCGCAGACGGGCCGAACGGCGCCACCAGGGGCTCGCCCACGATCTCGGCCCGCCGCCGGCCGTCACCGGCTTCGCCGCAGCCCACGTACTGGTGCACGTCGAGCTCCACCAGCAGTGCGGCCCGCCCGAGGCGCCGCCGGTAACGCTGCTGCAGTGAGCGCTTGCGATACCGCCCCAGCCGCCCACTATTCCGTCTTGCTAAGTACCGGTAGTCAGCGTTACGGTGTACCGGTACCCAATAACACTGGATAGCTCAGGGAGGAGGTGTTCCATGGCCAAGCTGCTGACGGAGATGCTCAAGGGCACGCTGGAGGGCATCGTCCTCGCGATCCTGTCCGGCCGGCCCGCGTACGGCTACGAGATCACGGCGGGACTGCGGGAGCAGGGTTTCTCCGACATCGCCGAGGGGACCATCTACGCGCTGCTCGTCAGGATCGAGAAGCGCGGCCTCGTCGACGTGGAGAAGGTCCCGTCCGAGAAGGGACCGCCGCGCAAGGTGTACTCCCTCAACGCTCAGGGACGGGAGTACCTCGAAGAGTTCTGGAGGACGTGGAGCTTCCTCACGGAACGACTGGAACAGCTCCGCGAAGGGGGCAAGTAACCATGTCCGATGTCGAAAAGGGCGGCTTCATCTCGAAGGTGATCGGGCCCAAGAAGCGCTGGAGGGCGTACAAGGCGCGCTCGCGTCAGCTTCCCGAGAACTACCGCACGGCGGTCGAGGCGATCGAGCGGTACCTGATGCACTTCGTGCCGACCGACGGCGACAGCAATGCGTCGATGTTCGAAGACCTGGCCGACCTGTTCGAGCAGGCAGCGGCGGACGGAACGT of the Streptomyces sp. NBC_01294 genome contains:
- a CDS encoding acyl-CoA synthetase, with translation MLTALTGAHGDRADAVTVAGRATSYEELLGAARAVAVDLDRSGLPAFAVTATASLETVAAVVGGLLAGVPCVPLPPDAGPAERGHILADSRARLIETDFARRAPAGPAVTHAPGDPALILYTSGTTGPPKGVVLSRAAITADLDALAEAWQWSAEDTLVHGLPLFHVHGLVLGVLGALRTGSRLVHTGRPTPEAYAAAGGSLYFGVPTVWSRIASAPASAAALSGARLLVSGSAALPAPVFRDLERLTGQRPVERYGMTETLITVSGRAGGEVRPGTVGTPLTGITTRIAAEPGADIGELQLTGPTLFSGYLGRPEATAAAYTEDGWFRTGDIAAVDDRDGVHRIVGRASTDLIKSGGYRIGAGEIENALLDHPAVSEAAVVGVPDTDLGQRIVAFVVAQNVTGSELTDFVAAHLSVHKRPREVRFVTAIPRNAMGKPQKRLLLDDAPPHLT
- a CDS encoding anthrone oxygenase family protein, which encodes METARFASLIAATITMGLMSGLFYGFAVSVMPGLARSADRTVIETMQRINVAILNGWFMLGYLGALVFTGVAVALHATGDGGRQALAPLIGALVAYILAMAVTARINIPLNNALEQAGPVEQIKDMAAVRRAFEQPWVRANVWRAVLCTVALGLLAWALVLHGQGR
- a CDS encoding PadR family transcriptional regulator; its protein translation is MAKLLTEMLKGTLEGIVLAILSGRPAYGYEITAGLREQGFSDIAEGTIYALLVRIEKRGLVDVEKVPSEKGPPRKVYSLNAQGREYLEEFWRTWSFLTERLEQLREGGK
- a CDS encoding DUF1048 domain-containing protein gives rise to the protein MSDVEKGGFISKVIGPKKRWRAYKARSRQLPENYRTAVEAIERYLMHFVPTDGDSNASMFEDLADLFEQAAADGTSIREIVGEDPVEFVEAFVQNYSEGGYVPTRARKQLTDAIARAEEGEEGEEEATR